A stretch of DNA from Nitrospinota bacterium:
CGACAAAATCCTCGATGTCCCTCTTGCAAAGGTAGGGGGCAAAGGGCTCTTCACTAAAGAGATCGAGGAATCGCTTCTCAGAAACGAAACCGACCTTGCTGTGCATAGTCTAAAAGATGTGCCGACAGTTGTTCCGAATGGCCTGAAAGTCGAAGTTATCACCGAAAGAGAAAATCCCTACGATGTACTCGTAAGCAGAGGAGTAAAATTTCTGGATCTTCCGCCAGGAGCGAAAGTTGGAACCAGTTCCCTTCGACGAAGATCACAGATAAAGAGAGTAAGGCCCGATCTCGTAATCGTTGACATCAGGGGCAACGTGCAGACCCGGCTGAAAAAACTTGAAACTGAAAATCTCGACGCAATAATTCTTGCGGCCGCTGGCATGATAAGAATGGGTTATCAGGATGAGATTACCGAATACCTGGATGAATCACTTGTACTCCCTGCTGTCGGGCAAGGCGCCGTAGCTATCGAAACAAGGGTGAACGATCCCAAAGTTGAAGAGATAGTCCAAAGACTGCACCATCTGCCTACCGCATACTGCACCATCGCGGAGAGGGCGTTCCTAAGAAAGCTGGAAGGTGGTTGCCAGGTTCCTATTGCCGCATTCGGCAAGGTCGATGGCGATACGCTTTCACTTGAAGGGCTAGTCGCTGATCTTGATGGACAGCGCATTATAAGAGAAACAATTTCAGGCTCGGTGAGTGATGCTGTTTCGATTGGTGAACGCCTCGGCGACCTGCTCCTTGAACAGGGCGCAAAGGAAATTCTCGACGAAGTCTTCGGCAACAACGAAGAGTCGTAAGCGCTTAATAAAACATCGTCCCGACAGGGAAGCATAATAAAGCGTGGCGATAAACTCGCCGCACCTCCACGCAGACTCCGTTTCAATTTTTATTTCAGCTGGACTTACCACCCCTGCCTTTTATAACATCAGGAAATGTATTACCACAAGGGAACATTCGGCGTAATCAATAGACTCGCCTCCGCATTGATATTCCTTATCATTTTTATTTACTGCGGTTCAGCCGATGCTCGGGCATTGAAGACAAACGCGGTGAAAGATTATCCGCTACGCGAGATAGATAGACCGCTTACGATGCCTTCGCAATTGACCGATATCGGCTTTTCTTTTTTATCGGGAAAAAACTCATCCGGCGCGGAAGATGCCTGGGTTGGAATGTTCATGAATTGGCACATCGGAATTACGGACAACATTGAGATGGAAAATCTCGGTCTCAACTACTCCGGCAAGCTTTACGAAAACGAATATCTTATCGGAGCCCATGCCCTGGGGGTCGGAATGTCAAGCGATCGATTGGTAAGTGCGCCTCTCAAAGCACAATTCAAGTTAAGACATTACGTTGACCGTAATTTCTCCCTCCTAATGGAAATAATCGAAAGGAGGATATATGAGGAAGGGGTCAATGCTGCGCAAAGCATCCGCTTTTCGGCGGGAGGGATTTTCCAGTTTACGGATAATCTCGCTCTAACAGTCAAAGCCGGCTACGGCGGGTATTTGACCGACAACAGACCGGATAACGCCAACATCGCAACGGAGCTTAACATTAACAACAGACATTACTTTGATATTACGCTTTTTGCGGGGTACAGCTTCATCGATGAAAAGGAGAGATGGGATAAAAAGTTGTTTGATGAAAACAGAAGGTCGATGGGCGGAATTCGCGCCAGCATGAAATTTTAGCCCGACGTTCCTCTCCCCTTTTTAATGAGCAACATCTTGCTGTT
This window harbors:
- the hemC gene encoding hydroxymethylbilane synthase, yielding DKILDVPLAKVGGKGLFTKEIEESLLRNETDLAVHSLKDVPTVVPNGLKVEVITERENPYDVLVSRGVKFLDLPPGAKVGTSSLRRRSQIKRVRPDLVIVDIRGNVQTRLKKLETENLDAIILAAAGMIRMGYQDEITEYLDESLVLPAVGQGAVAIETRVNDPKVEEIVQRLHHLPTAYCTIAERAFLRKLEGGCQVPIAAFGKVDGDTLSLEGLVADLDGQRIIRETISGSVSDAVSIGERLGDLLLEQGAKEILDEVFGNNEES